One Anoplopoma fimbria isolate UVic2021 breed Golden Eagle Sablefish chromosome 21, Afim_UVic_2022, whole genome shotgun sequence DNA segment encodes these proteins:
- the thtpa gene encoding thiamine-triphosphatase isoform X1 codes for MCLSLFDAARLGFKDLMKMSVEVERKFLCNADTLKTLEEIGAVCIGQRQFRDQYFDTPKFDLTLRDMWLRKRKECWELKCPTAVNGTEEASGVQAKAAALCSRYREITNLAEIQRRVKEVIKDICQDRETEASPSQEDETWLSEINLVCFADFTTLRQSFTLEEQGLQIDLDQANFGYHVGEIEVLVPEGGDVQSALEKIERTAGKLGLSDQAVEGKMHIYLQRNHPEHYNKLLNAHVL; via the exons ATGTGTCTCTCGCTTTTTGATGCCGCACGATTGGGATTTAAGGACTTGATGAAG aTGAGTgtggaagtggaaagaaaattTTTGTGCAATGCTGACACTCTCAAAACACTGGAGGAGATTGGGG CAGTGTGTATTGGTCAGCGGCAGTTTCGTGACCAGTACTTTGACACCCCCAAGTTTGACCTGACTCTGAGAGACATGTGGCTGCGTAAACGTAAGGAATGCTGGGAGTTGAAGTGCCCAACAGCAGTCAACGGGACAGAAGAGGCATCTGGAGTACAAGCTAAAGCAGCAGCACTGTGTTCTCGCTACAGGGAGATAACCAATCTGGCCGAGATTCAACGGAGAGTGAAAGAGGTCATAAAAGACATTTGTcaggacagagagacggaggcaAGCCCCTCACAGGAGGATGAGACTTGGCTGAGCGAAATTAATCTGGTGTGCTTTGCAGATTTTACAACACTGCGGCAGTCGTTCACTTTAGAGGAGCAGGGGCTGCAGATAGATCTGGACCAAGCTAACTTTGGCTACcatgtgggagagatagaggtCCTGGTTCCAGAGGGAGGAGATGTGCAGTCTGCCTTGGAGAAGATCGAAAGAACGGCAGGAAAACTGG gtCTGTCTGATCAGGCAGTTGAGGGGAAAATGCATATTTACCTTCAAAGGAATCACCCAGAGCACTACAACAAACTACTGAATGCACATGTTTTGTAA
- the thtpa gene encoding thiamine-triphosphatase isoform X4 codes for MSVEVERKFLCNADTLKTLEEIGVCIGQRQFRDQYFDTPKFDLTLRDMWLRKRKECWELKCPTAVNGTEEASGVQAKAAALCSRYREITNLAEIQRRVKEVIKDICQDRETEASPSQEDETWLSEINLVCFADFTTLRQSFTLEEQGLQIDLDQANFGYHVGEIEVLVPEGGDVQSALEKIERTAGKLGLSDQAVEGKMHIYLQRNHPEHYNKLLNAHVL; via the exons aTGAGTgtggaagtggaaagaaaattTTTGTGCAATGCTGACACTCTCAAAACACTGGAGGAGATTGGGG TGTGTATTGGTCAGCGGCAGTTTCGTGACCAGTACTTTGACACCCCCAAGTTTGACCTGACTCTGAGAGACATGTGGCTGCGTAAACGTAAGGAATGCTGGGAGTTGAAGTGCCCAACAGCAGTCAACGGGACAGAAGAGGCATCTGGAGTACAAGCTAAAGCAGCAGCACTGTGTTCTCGCTACAGGGAGATAACCAATCTGGCCGAGATTCAACGGAGAGTGAAAGAGGTCATAAAAGACATTTGTcaggacagagagacggaggcaAGCCCCTCACAGGAGGATGAGACTTGGCTGAGCGAAATTAATCTGGTGTGCTTTGCAGATTTTACAACACTGCGGCAGTCGTTCACTTTAGAGGAGCAGGGGCTGCAGATAGATCTGGACCAAGCTAACTTTGGCTACcatgtgggagagatagaggtCCTGGTTCCAGAGGGAGGAGATGTGCAGTCTGCCTTGGAGAAGATCGAAAGAACGGCAGGAAAACTGG gtCTGTCTGATCAGGCAGTTGAGGGGAAAATGCATATTTACCTTCAAAGGAATCACCCAGAGCACTACAACAAACTACTGAATGCACATGTTTTGTAA
- the zfhx2 gene encoding zinc finger homeobox protein 4: MQEESGETVSCERNGVAEWLCPLCQKGQPDRSSLSLHLTEQHSVLPSCVDKLLDIAVLRQGGSGGEEDKSTLKLLGAESSQLKHAEDVCSDTCQSIESSDAAQTLGDKEMEEERITEQEGVVAEPEPEEEANQVTGAKQQNTTENTEIPDSSEKAVGKNGAPAENNTQSFKCNACLETFSGRTALKVHYNSASHIQRMTTGSAKQGGDIDPPTPSVPVLPRPYISNKPYQCAVCRVSYNHAITLESHMKSVLHQTRSRNAGIVAQAANSAAATASLGGTTASALNTVVTTSGGGTSQLVATTNCAAPGTLMVTTTKDGEQIQTSQVAPSLLTSPVASAQAVSAFLTLLTSSPNTLSHSLLPSLFAAGAAPGSAVPQLVPQPQMVMPLILNGLQARTQQHIENQQGQLLTQCVPFVGLSTAQQALLTQRLNSLQNQWPSAGVPTNIQPCLDEQTIKCEREQERQDRVEGIEEKVSDQIKGRNNCTTENIKSEKLMEEDSKESAQCPNIEGKVKVENNEDNGKAHRDSTTDGDGSTNQLDLEGDKAASLNLSPVGTEKSLRNKNISPSASVPSNSSLSPLNLNLTLSPDSTPQKSHSGTSPCGSLGTPKSSPSTNALTNNQTRPPCNAMGSIYPDLPVLSEFQSEVLWAFFESRSEADAASPPHEDCEALGREVGLSEEEVRRWLSRARHAKQRQRATELEHLQRLAGFTRHAQSSDCDYDDEENSLIIAEGEDDVEASGSQAMDLSSTRGKRRKRDFGREGQGDSCLTSDSENEVYTSVIVSDEESQNGSLRDGPESPAKDDAHGEVHGDRGPVGGKVLRSTTVFLSDAEDEYEEEEGGGGQRAKRKKQKGEFERDEVEVKKERQDPYVDLELEAQGDPPSSHSHEIPTSALHSLPLSLAPFSTQFLSPYVLSLTPSLVDGSKLPIFPNPPTITRFSSSLLSQSLSSHSQTSHYLSNGGDCESALDLSMGRHNKSASSSSSLADKIAAQKGQLLDGLGLRPTSKGLVVVQVKPEPVTSMLSSNSSLSLVSCNNISKSSIYMRAAEKMNATLLEREREREKEKEQEQQQQQRKSKGKRYRDMRRSRTIIQAEQLDILYGCYFKDPNPGKHEFEQISEWVHLPKKVVQIWFQNMRARERKGEVRFISDGTLAAVGKPLIKFTWPLSKPIFSNKPAPNNTGCITTTPIVRTLIKTEREPVKELGKPMMVKKIAPVPIKPKEVVSSTTVSPVSSSASAVPKTKLETTSNVTMVKVAPKVHTPVLLPPPKDPIPIAPRPAQKRKLEEESEEEKTDEEKDNENEMGPGPGTTNRMVPKLPTTPINNRPHATTVVPQKQNGLNYWTPKVPIKINTLSREQLALPAHKSPRPIPPPPTPSIAPVSPNTPSSAKVASPSTPVLAKSSPTESSFLPHSSSRRPRTHLSCLQLSILQSCYETCAHPNAMECEAIGTELNLPLKVVQIWFQNTRAKEKRWRLQQEKMSPLSSGKVDMSSGSYLQYNALKANRPILPKPVQLTVTEPPASPMAGQPVPKETLTGRCDACNFSFESRAAARAHVFSPRHLATLRTTNFGQPTTLVNKNGTGNGGPGSVVPGPHSTPVTSSGGEMVIELPPQTATSSS; this comes from the exons ATGCAG GAGGAGTCTGGAGAGACAGTGAGTTGTGAAAGAAATGGAGTGGCAGAGTGGCTGTGCCCCCTGTGCCAAAAAGGGCAACCAGACAGATCCTCCCTGTCTCTACATCTCACTGAGCAACACAGCGTCCTTCCATCTTGTGTTGACAAACTGCTGGACATT GCTGTTCTAAGACAGGGTGgcagtggaggagaagaggacaAAAGTACTCTAAAGTTGTTAG GCGCTGAATCTTCACAACTGAAGCACGCTGAAGACGTCTGTTCAGATACCTGCCAATCTATTGAGAGTTCAGACGCTGCCCAGACGCTGGGAGacaaagagatggaggaagagagaataaCGGAACAGGAGGGAGTTGTAGCTGAGCCGGAGCCAGAAGAGGAGGCAAATCAAGTCACAGGAGCCAAACAGCAAAAtacaactgaaaacacagaaatcccAGACAGTAGTGAAAAGGCAGTTGGTAAAAATGGTGCACCAGCTGAAAATAACACCCAGTCATTCAAATGCAATGCCTGCCTGGAAACTTTTTCTGGCAGAACTGCCTTGAAAGTTCATTACAACTCTGCATCCCACATCCAGAGGATGACAACAGGCTCTGCAAAACAAGGTGGGGACATTGATCCCCCAACTCCCTCAGTTCCTGTCCTGCCTCGGCCATATATTTCAAACAAACCATACCAGTGTGCTGTATGTCGAGTCTCCTACAATCATGCCATCACCCTTGAGAGCCATATGAAATCTGTCTTGCACCAGACCCGCAGCAGAAACGCTGGAATTGTTGCACAAGCTGCAAACAGCGCAGCCGCCACTGCTAGTTTGGGAGGTACCACCGCCAGTGCTCTGAACACTGTAGTGACCACATCTGGAGGTGGAACCAGTCAGTTAGTTGCCACCACCAACTGTGCTGCTCCTGGGACCTTGATGGTGACTACCACAAAAGACGGCGAGCAGATTCAAACTTCACAAGTggctccctccctcctcacctcccctGTGGCCTCGGCTCAGGCGGTCTCAGCCTTTCTCACCCTCCTCACATCTAGTCCcaacactctctcacactccctcctcccctccctgttCGCGGCCGGTGCTGCTCCTGGTTCCGCCGTGCCTCAGCTCGTGCCTCAGCCTCAAATGGTCATGCCCTTGATCTTGAATGGGCTCCAAGCCCGAACACAGCAGCACATAGAGAACCAGCAAGGCCAGCTCCTAACCCAGTGTGTGCCATTCGTAGGTCTCAGCACAGCCCAGCAAGCCCTCCTAACCCAAAGACTTAACAGCTTACAGAACCAGTGGCCCTCTGCAGGAGTTCCAACAAACATACAGCCCTGCCTGGATGAGCAGACTATAAAGTGTGAGAGAGAACAAGAAAGACAGGACAGGGTCGAGGGAATCGAAGAGAAGGTCTCGGATCAGATCAAGGGCAGGAATAACTGTACTACAGAGAACATTAAATCTGAGAAACTTATGGAGGAGGACAGTAAAGAATCTGCACAGTGTCCTAATATAGAAGGCAAAGTGAAGGTTGAGAATAACGAAGACAATGGGAAGGCGCACAGAGATAGCACAACAGATGGAGACGGCTCGACTAATCAGTTGGACCTGGAAGGTGATAAAGCAGCTAGCCTCAATCTTTCCCCAGTGGGCACAGAGAAGAGCCTCCGCAATAAAAATATCTCGCCTTCTGCATCTGTGCCCAGCAACTCAAGCCTCAGTCCTTTAAATTTAAACCTTACACTTAGCCCTGATTCTACTCCTCAGAAATCCCATTCGGGCACTAGCCCTTGTGGCTCCCTTGGCACCCCAAAATCTAGCCCGAGTACAAATGCCTTAACTAACAACCAAACCCGACCCCCTTGTAATGCAATGGGATCCATTTATCCAGACCTTCCAGTGCTGTCAGAGTTCCAGTCGGAAGTTCTCTGGGCATTCTTTGAGTCACGAAGTGAGGCTGACGCTGCAAGTCCTCCCCACGAGGACTGTGAGGCTCTGGGCAGAGAGGTGGGGCTCTCTGAGGAAGAGGTACGCAGGTGGTTGAGCCGAGCCCGACATGCAAAACAGAGGCAGAGGGCAACAGAGTTAGAACACCTGCAACGCTTGGCAGGATTTACAAGGCATGCCCAAAGTTCTGACTGCGACTATGACGACGAGGAAAACTCACTGATTATTGCGGAAGGTGAGGATGATGTTGAAGCGTCAGGTAGTCAGGCGATGGATTTGTCAAGCACAAGAGGGAAACGCAGAAAGAGAGATTTTGGAAGGGAGGGTCAGGGGGATTCCTGCCTCACCTCTGACTCAGAAAACGAGGTATACACCTCTGTCATTGTGTCTGATGAGGAAAGTCAGAATGGGTCTTTGAGGGACGGTCCTGAGAGCCCTGCTAAAGATGACGCACATGGGGAAGTCCATGGTGATAGGGGGCCAGTTGGCGGAAAGGTGTTGCGCTCCACaactgtgtttctctctgatgCAGAAGACGAgtatgaagaggaggagggtggaggaggtcagagagcaaagaggaaaaaacaaaaggggGAGTTTGAGCGCGATGAGGTGGaggtgaagaaagagagacaggacCCCTATGTGGATCTAGAGTTGGAGGCCCAAGGGGATCCTCCAAGTTCACACTCTCACGAGATTCCAACCAGTGCTCTCCACTCACTTCCTCTGTCCCTTGCTCCTTTTTCCACTCAGTTCCTTAGCCCCTATGTCCTCTCTCTTACTCCTTCACTGGTTGATGGGAGCAAATTACCCATCTTTCCTAACCCGCCTACTATCACACGCTTCTCCAGCTCTCTTCTTTCGCAGTCTCTCTCGTCCCACAGCCAAACTTCCCACTACCTGTCCAATGGTGGTGATTGTGAGTCCGCTCTGGATCTCAGCATGGGGAGACACAACAAATCTGcttcttcctcatcatctcTGGCTGATAAAATCGCAGCACAGAAGGGACAATTGCTGGATGGGCTCGGCTTGAGGCCCACATCCAAAGGCCTGGTGGTTGTCCAGGTGAAGCCTGAACCTGTTACTTCCATGCTCTCTTCCAACAGCAGTTTGAGTCTGGTGAGCTGCAACAACATTTCAAAGTCTAGTATTTACATGAGGGCAGCAGAGAAGATGAATGCCACGCTATTGGAaagggagcgagagagggagaaggaaaaggagcaggagcaacagcagcagcagagaaagtCCAAAGGAAAAAGATATCGGGATATGCGACGTTCAAGGACCATCATTCAAGCTGAACAACTTGACATTCTGTATGGCTGCTATTTCAAGGACCCAAATCCTGGGAAACATGAGTTTGAACAGATTTCAGAGTGGGTCCACCTTCCAAAGAAGGTTGTTCAGATTTGGTTCCAGAACATGAGGGCGAGGGAACGAAAGGGTGAGGTCAGATTCATCAGTGATGGGACCCTGGCAGCCGTTGGCAAACCTCTCATCAAATTTACCTGGCCTCTTTCCAAACCTATTTTCTCCAACAAGCCTGCTCCAAATAATACTGGGTGCATCACAACTACTCCAATTGTGCGCACCCTCatcaagacagagagagagcctgtGAAGGAGCTGGGCAAACCTATGATGGTGAAAAAAATAGCCCCAGTTCCTATCAAACCCAAAGAGGTTGTTTCCTCTACCACAGTGTCTCCTGTGAGCAGCAGTGCTTCTGCAGTGCCAAAGACCAAGCTCGAAACCACCAGCAATGTCACTATGGTCAAAGTTGCACCCAAAGTTCACACCCCTGTCCTTTTACCACCACCTAAGGATCCAATCCCCATTGCCCCACGACCGGCCCAGAAACGAAAGCTCGAAGAGGAAAGCGAGGAAGAAAAGACCGATGAGGAGAAAGACAACGAAAACGAGATGGGTCCGGGACCAGGAACCACTAACCGCATGGTGCCCAAGCTGCCCACAACTCCCATCAACAACAGGCCTCATGCCACAACAGTGGTGCCACAGAAACAGAACGGGCTCAACTACTGGACCCCCAAGGTCCCCATTAAAATCAACACTCTATCGAGAGAACAACTGGCTCTTCCAGCACACAAGTCTCCTCGACCCATCCCCCCTCCTCCAACCCCCAGCATTGCACCAGTTAGCCCCAACACCCCCAGCTCTGCCAAAGTGGCCAGCCCCTCCACCCCGGTCCTAGCGAAGTCGAGCCCAACGGAAAGCAGCTTTCTGCCCCACTCATCCAGCCGTAGGCCGCGCACACACTTGTCCTGCCTCCAACTTTCCATTCTGCAGTCCTGTTACGAGACCTGTGCCCATCCTAATGCCATGGAGTGTGAGGCAATCGGTACGGAGCTCAACCTGCCGCTCAAGGTGGTGCAGATTTGGTTCCAAAACACCAGAGCCAAGGAGAAGCGCTGGAGGCTGCAGCAAGAGAAAATG TCTCCTCTGTCAAGTGGAAAGGTGGACATGAGCTCAGGAAGCTACCTGCAGTACAACGCTCTCAAAGCCAATCGTCCCATCCTGCCCAAGCCTGTTCAGCTGACCGTCACTGAACCTCCAGCTTCCCCGATGGCTGGCCAGCCAGTGCCAAAGGAGACGCTGACCGGCCGCTGTGATGCCTGCAACTTCTCCTTTGAATCCCGGGCGGCAGCGAGGGCCCACGTCTTTTCCCCACGACACCTGGCAACCCTGAGAACCACTAACTTTGGCCAGCCGACGACGCTCGTCAACAAGAACGGAACCGGTAACGGAGGACCTGGCAGTGTTGTGCCGGGACCTCACTCCACTCCGGTAACCAGCTCTGGAGGGGAGATGGTTATCGAGTTGCCTCCACAGACGGCCACCAGCAGCAGTTAA
- the thtpa gene encoding thiamine-triphosphatase isoform X3, with amino-acid sequence MSVEVERKFLCNADTLKTLEEIGAVCIGQRQFRDQYFDTPKFDLTLRDMWLRKRKECWELKCPTAVNGTEEASGVQAKAAALCSRYREITNLAEIQRRVKEVIKDICQDRETEASPSQEDETWLSEINLVCFADFTTLRQSFTLEEQGLQIDLDQANFGYHVGEIEVLVPEGGDVQSALEKIERTAGKLGLSDQAVEGKMHIYLQRNHPEHYNKLLNAHVL; translated from the exons aTGAGTgtggaagtggaaagaaaattTTTGTGCAATGCTGACACTCTCAAAACACTGGAGGAGATTGGGG CAGTGTGTATTGGTCAGCGGCAGTTTCGTGACCAGTACTTTGACACCCCCAAGTTTGACCTGACTCTGAGAGACATGTGGCTGCGTAAACGTAAGGAATGCTGGGAGTTGAAGTGCCCAACAGCAGTCAACGGGACAGAAGAGGCATCTGGAGTACAAGCTAAAGCAGCAGCACTGTGTTCTCGCTACAGGGAGATAACCAATCTGGCCGAGATTCAACGGAGAGTGAAAGAGGTCATAAAAGACATTTGTcaggacagagagacggaggcaAGCCCCTCACAGGAGGATGAGACTTGGCTGAGCGAAATTAATCTGGTGTGCTTTGCAGATTTTACAACACTGCGGCAGTCGTTCACTTTAGAGGAGCAGGGGCTGCAGATAGATCTGGACCAAGCTAACTTTGGCTACcatgtgggagagatagaggtCCTGGTTCCAGAGGGAGGAGATGTGCAGTCTGCCTTGGAGAAGATCGAAAGAACGGCAGGAAAACTGG gtCTGTCTGATCAGGCAGTTGAGGGGAAAATGCATATTTACCTTCAAAGGAATCACCCAGAGCACTACAACAAACTACTGAATGCACATGTTTTGTAA
- the thtpa gene encoding thiamine-triphosphatase isoform X2, whose protein sequence is MCLSLFDAARLGFKDLMKMSVEVERKFLCNADTLKTLEEIGVCIGQRQFRDQYFDTPKFDLTLRDMWLRKRKECWELKCPTAVNGTEEASGVQAKAAALCSRYREITNLAEIQRRVKEVIKDICQDRETEASPSQEDETWLSEINLVCFADFTTLRQSFTLEEQGLQIDLDQANFGYHVGEIEVLVPEGGDVQSALEKIERTAGKLGLSDQAVEGKMHIYLQRNHPEHYNKLLNAHVL, encoded by the exons ATGTGTCTCTCGCTTTTTGATGCCGCACGATTGGGATTTAAGGACTTGATGAAG aTGAGTgtggaagtggaaagaaaattTTTGTGCAATGCTGACACTCTCAAAACACTGGAGGAGATTGGGG TGTGTATTGGTCAGCGGCAGTTTCGTGACCAGTACTTTGACACCCCCAAGTTTGACCTGACTCTGAGAGACATGTGGCTGCGTAAACGTAAGGAATGCTGGGAGTTGAAGTGCCCAACAGCAGTCAACGGGACAGAAGAGGCATCTGGAGTACAAGCTAAAGCAGCAGCACTGTGTTCTCGCTACAGGGAGATAACCAATCTGGCCGAGATTCAACGGAGAGTGAAAGAGGTCATAAAAGACATTTGTcaggacagagagacggaggcaAGCCCCTCACAGGAGGATGAGACTTGGCTGAGCGAAATTAATCTGGTGTGCTTTGCAGATTTTACAACACTGCGGCAGTCGTTCACTTTAGAGGAGCAGGGGCTGCAGATAGATCTGGACCAAGCTAACTTTGGCTACcatgtgggagagatagaggtCCTGGTTCCAGAGGGAGGAGATGTGCAGTCTGCCTTGGAGAAGATCGAAAGAACGGCAGGAAAACTGG gtCTGTCTGATCAGGCAGTTGAGGGGAAAATGCATATTTACCTTCAAAGGAATCACCCAGAGCACTACAACAAACTACTGAATGCACATGTTTTGTAA